In a genomic window of Candidatus Acidiferrales bacterium:
- a CDS encoding aspartate ammonia-lyase: MDYRIEKDSLGELRVPVNAYYGVQTQRAVENFPVSGIKPHPDWIKATVLVKKGAAIVNNKLNLLDKRKADAIIQACDEILDGKNLDQFVVDVYQAGAGTSHNMNANEVIANRAIEILGGKRGDYSVVSANDDVNMAQSTNDVIPAVIRISATLLIDKFLPVLDELAKAFDRKTKEFDHVIKSGRTHLQDATPIRLGQEFSGYAACVRGHFDRIKSCREDLTCLGIGGTAVGTGVNADPGYREMMVKELSSLTEIDFKAAKNYFEAMQSMAGAVLLSGTLRNLALDITRIANDLRLLGSGPRTGFAELKLPAVQPGSSIMPGKVNPSILEMVNMVSYQVIGLDTTVAYAAQAGQLELNVMMPVIGFNLTFALEIYRNALHILRVKCIDGIEADETVCREFAEKSVSIVTALTPHIGYLKAAEVVKEAVAKGKSIRAVLVEKKVLDEKLLGEILDPYKLTEVGRH; encoded by the coding sequence ATGGATTATAGAATCGAAAAAGACTCTTTGGGGGAGTTGAGAGTTCCGGTCAATGCATACTACGGCGTCCAGACGCAGCGCGCAGTTGAGAATTTTCCGGTAAGCGGAATCAAGCCGCATCCCGATTGGATCAAGGCGACCGTTCTTGTCAAAAAAGGAGCGGCGATCGTGAACAATAAATTGAATCTGCTCGACAAAAGAAAAGCTGATGCCATCATTCAAGCTTGTGACGAGATTTTGGACGGTAAGAATTTGGATCAATTTGTCGTCGATGTCTATCAGGCCGGCGCAGGCACATCGCACAACATGAACGCTAATGAAGTTATAGCCAATCGCGCTATAGAGATTCTCGGAGGTAAACGCGGGGACTATTCCGTCGTGAGTGCAAACGACGACGTAAATATGGCCCAGTCAACGAACGACGTGATACCCGCAGTCATTAGAATCTCGGCCACTTTGTTGATCGACAAATTCTTGCCGGTGCTGGACGAACTTGCAAAAGCCTTTGATAGGAAAACGAAAGAGTTTGATCACGTGATCAAGTCGGGAAGAACGCATCTCCAGGATGCTACGCCGATCAGGCTCGGACAGGAATTTTCAGGATATGCAGCGTGCGTTCGCGGACACTTCGACAGGATCAAATCATGCAGAGAAGATTTGACTTGTCTAGGTATCGGCGGGACTGCTGTCGGAACGGGCGTTAATGCTGATCCAGGATATCGAGAAATGATGGTGAAGGAATTATCTTCGTTGACGGAAATTGATTTCAAGGCGGCTAAGAATTATTTCGAAGCGATGCAGAGCATGGCAGGAGCAGTTTTGTTAAGCGGGACATTGCGTAATCTCGCGCTCGATATCACGAGAATTGCCAACGATCTCCGCTTGCTCGGCAGCGGACCTCGAACGGGATTTGCCGAACTAAAACTCCCGGCGGTTCAACCCGGATCATCCATCATGCCGGGCAAAGTGAACCCGAGCATTCTCGAAATGGTGAACATGGTTTCGTATCAGGTGATCGGCTTGGATACAACCGTAGCATATGCGGCTCAAGCCGGTCAGCTGGAGCTCAACGTGATGATGCCGGTCATCGGGTTTAATTTGACATTCGCGCTCGAGATTTACAGGAACGCTTTGCATATTTTGCGCGTGAAATGTATCGACGGTATAGAAGCGGATGAGACCGTCTGCAGGGAATTCGCGGAGAAAAGCGTCAGCATTGTCACAGCGCTCACCCCGCATATCGGCTATCTTAAAGCTGCTGAAGTCGTGAAGGAAGCGGTTGCGAAAGGCAAAAGCATTCGCGCCGTCCTTGTAGAGAAAAAAGTTCTGGATGAAAAACTTCTCGGCGAAATTTTGGATCCGTACAAATTAACCGAGGTCGGAAGGCACTGA
- the motA gene encoding flagellar motor stator protein MotA, which translates to MFVIIGIVIVLVAVLGGFAIEGGPFLVLMQYAEFMIIIGASAGALLISTPGKLLGKIFKRISISIKGVKVDTSTYLGLLKLMYELFQVGQKDGVIGLEQHIESPEKSKIFAKYQGITNDKHILHFLTDTMRLLIVGGAEPFDLEGLMDADIETHHQEGSKPGMILQKIGDSMPGLGIVAAVLGIVITMQAIDGPPQEIGHKVAAALVGTFLGVFLSYGFVQPIATNIDVLAEEEARMFEAIKAGVVAFAKGMQPLIAVEFARRTIFQDYRPSFKEMENALKGMPAAKSSVAGGTK; encoded by the coding sequence GTGTTTGTCATTATAGGAATTGTGATCGTCTTGGTCGCCGTACTCGGAGGTTTTGCGATCGAAGGCGGACCATTTCTGGTCTTAATGCAATATGCAGAGTTCATGATAATTATCGGTGCCTCTGCCGGCGCACTTTTGATATCCACTCCCGGGAAACTGCTGGGAAAAATTTTCAAGAGAATTTCTATCTCAATCAAAGGCGTAAAGGTCGACACAAGCACTTATCTTGGTTTGCTCAAGCTCATGTATGAGCTTTTTCAAGTGGGGCAAAAGGACGGCGTGATCGGACTTGAACAGCACATCGAAAGCCCTGAAAAGAGCAAGATATTTGCAAAGTATCAGGGCATCACTAACGACAAGCACATTTTGCATTTCTTGACCGATACGATGCGGCTCCTCATTGTCGGCGGAGCAGAGCCGTTTGATCTGGAAGGATTGATGGACGCTGACATCGAGACGCATCATCAAGAAGGATCTAAGCCGGGAATGATACTGCAGAAGATCGGAGATTCGATGCCCGGATTAGGAATTGTGGCTGCAGTCTTAGGAATTGTAATTACGATGCAAGCGATTGATGGCCCGCCGCAGGAAATCGGCCACAAGGTTGCCGCCGCTCTCGTCGGTACATTTCTCGGAGTTTTCCTCTCTTACGGTTTTGTCCAGCCGATTGCCACCAACATCGATGTGTTGGCTGAAGAAGAAGCTAGAATGTTCGAGGCCATCAAAGCCGGGGTCGTGGCCTTCGCGAAAGGAATGCAGCCCCTGATTGCGGTTGAGTTTGCGAGAAGGACGATATTCCAGGATTATCGACCGTCATTCAAGGAAATGGAAAACGCGCTGAAGGGCATGCCTGCGGCAAAGTCTTCTGTGGCCGGGGGCACGAAGTAG
- a CDS encoding M1 family metallopeptidase — protein MKKSMSLLLSAVVSIPFIISTACGQENLPPIHHAPDREFHAVNIDLNLKFDLQKKEIFGIAVEKIVPLRSNFDTIRLDAVDMAIETVTMNGRPLGFRYDGNILSIGLRRSCVLEDTLTCTITYSAFPKKGIFFVQADSAYPDRTPQVWSQSEMEDARYWFPCHDYPDDFLTSSVTVTVPEDWTAVSNGIMEKVAPDRKDKTKTFKWVESKPHVVYLISIVAGKYSVVDDHYGVVPIYYYVAPEYARYASENFSHTPDILKFLSDVTGYNYPWQKLSLAAVTDFTFGGMENVSAITLTDNTMHSPDAEPQVTSTDLISHETAHQWFGDLLTCRSWADAWLNEGFATYFEALYSEHAFGENEFNYEIYRDQREVVNADHNERRPTVYDRYNDPVDLFSVYIYPRGADILHMLRGILGDQLFFKAIKYYVHEFQHRNVDTHDFANAVREATGYNLDWFFDEWLYNGGHPDFDVSYDYSDSLHLLTLHVAQTQEVDSVTPVYRMPVDIYIVTPQQNILRTIWVDSLNDTYSLGVAEKPLMVNFDEGDHVLKELNFQKSVDELSYQLKHDPSAVGRVWAAGELSKAQSAGGDKSAAEAENALIEGLRNDSFWGVRLECVQALSSFDDEKVERAVEGAIEDGDPRVQEEAINEISKYKDINVTAALENLYKVKRNYFVRAAAVKALSSIEGKKAAAIIENALVQDSYEEVIKIAALSSLAMMDSSRAYDKAVAFSKYGQPQSLRVRAINEIAELEPKSEETLGLLKKYLSDPYIWARMIAISSLGRIGDKSVIPLLQEREKLETDGRLKEAARRAIESLSRREKGE, from the coding sequence TTGAAAAAGTCAATGTCTTTATTGTTGTCGGCGGTCGTATCAATTCCATTTATAATTTCCACAGCGTGCGGTCAGGAAAATCTCCCTCCCATCCATCATGCGCCCGATAGAGAATTCCACGCAGTAAATATCGATCTCAATTTGAAGTTTGATTTGCAGAAGAAAGAAATCTTCGGAATTGCGGTCGAGAAGATTGTGCCGCTTCGTTCAAATTTCGATACCATACGCCTCGATGCGGTGGATATGGCGATAGAAACAGTTACGATGAACGGCAGGCCGCTCGGATTCAGATACGACGGAAATATCCTATCGATCGGTCTCCGCAGAAGCTGCGTCCTTGAAGATACTCTCACCTGTACCATTACATATTCTGCTTTTCCGAAGAAAGGAATATTCTTCGTGCAGGCCGACAGTGCATACCCGGACCGCACCCCGCAGGTCTGGAGCCAGAGCGAGATGGAGGACGCGAGATACTGGTTCCCGTGCCATGATTACCCGGACGATTTCTTGACAAGTTCCGTCACGGTGACGGTGCCGGAAGATTGGACTGCCGTTTCGAACGGCATAATGGAAAAAGTCGCCCCGGATAGGAAAGACAAAACTAAAACGTTTAAGTGGGTCGAAAGTAAACCCCACGTTGTTTATTTGATCTCGATCGTGGCAGGAAAATATTCTGTAGTCGATGACCATTATGGCGTCGTTCCAATTTATTATTATGTCGCACCTGAATACGCAAGGTACGCAAGTGAAAATTTCTCTCATACGCCGGACATATTAAAATTTCTCTCCGACGTTACGGGTTACAATTATCCGTGGCAAAAACTCTCTCTCGCCGCGGTTACGGATTTCACGTTCGGCGGAATGGAAAATGTATCCGCAATTACGTTGACGGACAATACAATGCACAGTCCCGATGCAGAGCCGCAGGTCACCAGCACCGACCTGATTTCGCATGAGACAGCACATCAGTGGTTCGGCGATCTGCTGACATGCAGGTCGTGGGCAGATGCGTGGCTCAATGAAGGGTTCGCGACATATTTCGAAGCGCTTTACAGCGAACATGCTTTTGGAGAGAATGAGTTCAATTACGAGATCTACCGCGATCAACGGGAAGTGGTCAACGCCGATCATAATGAGAGACGCCCGACTGTTTATGATCGTTACAACGATCCCGTCGATCTTTTCAGTGTATATATCTATCCTCGCGGTGCGGACATTTTGCACATGCTCCGTGGGATTCTCGGAGACCAACTATTTTTCAAGGCTATAAAATATTACGTTCATGAATTTCAGCATAGGAATGTCGACACCCATGATTTTGCAAACGCTGTCCGTGAAGCAACCGGATATAATCTTGATTGGTTCTTCGACGAATGGCTTTACAATGGCGGCCATCCCGACTTCGATGTGAGCTACGATTATAGCGACAGCTTGCACTTGCTTACGCTCCATGTTGCGCAAACCCAGGAAGTGGACAGCGTAACTCCGGTTTACAGGATGCCTGTCGATATTTATATCGTTACTCCGCAGCAAAATATATTGAGGACGATCTGGGTGGATTCACTTAATGATACTTACTCGTTAGGTGTTGCAGAAAAACCATTGATGGTAAATTTTGACGAAGGGGATCATGTCCTTAAGGAATTAAATTTCCAAAAATCGGTTGACGAACTATCGTACCAGCTTAAGCACGATCCGAGCGCGGTCGGAAGAGTTTGGGCAGCCGGAGAGCTTTCTAAAGCTCAGTCAGCGGGAGGCGATAAAAGCGCAGCCGAGGCCGAGAATGCTTTGATCGAGGGACTAAGGAATGACTCTTTCTGGGGAGTTCGACTCGAATGCGTACAAGCGTTATCGTCTTTTGATGATGAAAAAGTCGAGCGAGCTGTTGAGGGCGCGATTGAGGATGGAGACCCGCGGGTACAGGAAGAGGCGATAAATGAGATTTCTAAATACAAAGATATAAATGTTACGGCTGCTCTTGAGAATTTGTACAAGGTCAAGAGGAATTATTTTGTCAGGGCCGCCGCCGTCAAGGCACTTTCATCAATCGAAGGCAAGAAAGCGGCCGCAATAATTGAGAATGCTCTGGTCCAGGATTCCTACGAAGAAGTCATAAAAATTGCGGCACTTTCCTCTCTTGCGATGATGGATTCTTCAAGAGCGTACGATAAGGCGGTCGCGTTTTCAAAATATGGCCAGCCGCAATCGCTCCGGGTGCGGGCGATAAATGAGATCGCGGAGCTTGAACCGAAAAGTGAAGAAACACTCGGCCTCCTCAAAAAGTATCTGAGTGATCCGTATATCTGGGCGCGAATGATCGCGATAAGTTCGCTCGGAAGGATTGGCGATAAGAGTGTTATTCCTTTGCTGCAGGAGCGAGAAAAGCTTGAGACAGACGGGCGACTGAAAGAGGCCGCGAGGAGAGCTATTGAATCGCTGAGCAGAAGAGAAAAGGGGGAATAG
- a CDS encoding response regulator transcription factor gives MNMLVIEDERKVSRFLKLGLEGENHIVDTAYDGETGEKLALDGKYDVIVLDLMLPKKSGIDVLRSLRVNGVSTPILILTAKGSLEDKVEGLDKGADDYLVKPFAFAEFMARVRSLGRRSGAEKTTTLKAADLELDTITRKARRGGNEIELTNREFALLEYFIRNANRVLTRTVISEHIWEYDFDTGTNIVEVYVNKLRNKVDSKSEKKLIQTIRGAGYMLKVD, from the coding sequence ATGAACATGCTTGTGATCGAAGACGAAAGAAAAGTTTCCCGATTTCTTAAACTCGGTCTTGAAGGAGAAAATCATATCGTGGATACGGCTTATGACGGCGAGACCGGAGAAAAACTTGCACTTGACGGCAAGTATGACGTCATAGTCCTCGACTTGATGCTTCCTAAGAAATCCGGGATCGATGTTTTGAGATCCCTCCGAGTCAACGGCGTCTCTACCCCGATATTAATCCTCACCGCAAAAGGGAGTTTAGAGGATAAAGTGGAAGGGCTCGACAAGGGGGCTGACGATTACTTGGTGAAGCCATTCGCATTTGCCGAGTTCATGGCGAGAGTCAGATCCCTCGGAAGAAGAAGCGGAGCCGAGAAGACGACGACACTCAAAGCGGCAGACCTCGAGCTTGACACCATCACGCGAAAAGCCCGGCGCGGCGGAAACGAAATAGAACTCACCAACCGGGAATTCGCGCTGCTCGAATATTTTATACGCAATGCCAACAGAGTTTTGACCCGAACAGTTATCTCCGAACATATCTGGGAATATGATTTCGATACGGGAACCAACATCGTGGAAGTTTACGTCAATAAACTGCGCAATAAAGTCGATTCCAAGTCCGAAAAGAAACTGATACAAACGATCAGGGGTGCGGGGTATATGCTGAAGGTCGACTGA
- a CDS encoding zinc ribbon domain-containing protein, translating to MNCPSCGSQNESSAKFCGICGKPLETPIEEKKEKTPPRMNPLPVQEQGRGELVLALGILSILLFGPVLGIPAWVMGQHDLKKIKTGAIAISQRGLTRSGMILGIIGTFVSVLTIIVVGMAISTGISMFKSNAMITNRDDMLNDLNNLAAKAQQYYRKPASMGGGGGTFQGFVLSQMDAENGNGVYWYDASAPKIYENPPLTDRPFPYEQRVIYIVGRGNETGRDGVDKVEAYVEVSPNRVTARVLN from the coding sequence ATGAATTGCCCTAGCTGTGGCTCTCAAAATGAATCGTCTGCAAAATTTTGCGGCATCTGTGGGAAACCGTTAGAAACTCCAATTGAAGAGAAGAAAGAGAAAACTCCGCCTCGAATGAACCCCCTGCCAGTTCAAGAACAGGGAAGGGGTGAGCTCGTCCTTGCTCTCGGCATACTCAGCATACTGCTTTTTGGTCCGGTCCTAGGCATTCCAGCGTGGGTCATGGGACAGCATGATCTGAAGAAAATAAAGACCGGCGCCATTGCCATTTCTCAGAGAGGTTTGACGCGATCAGGAATGATCTTAGGGATCATCGGCACTTTTGTTAGCGTCTTAACTATCATAGTTGTTGGAATGGCCATATCGACAGGAATTTCCATGTTCAAATCCAATGCGATGATTACAAACCGTGATGATATGTTAAACGATCTGAACAACCTTGCTGCTAAGGCTCAACAATATTACCGAAAGCCTGCGTCGATGGGGGGTGGCGGAGGAACATTTCAGGGATTCGTCTTGTCCCAGATGGACGCCGAGAACGGCAACGGAGTATACTGGTACGATGCATCCGCACCAAAAATATATGAAAATCCGCCGCTCACCGATCGTCCCTTTCCTTATGAACAACGTGTTATTTACATCGTAGGGAGAGGGAACGAAACTGGCCGAGATGGGGTAGACAAAGTGGAAGCATATGTTGAGGTCTCTCCCAATCGCGTCACAGCCCGTGTGCTTAATTAG
- a CDS encoding ATP-binding protein, whose translation MFKSIRLKLTFWYSIVLVIALSAFGVTAYFYTGEDLTRNLDISLRSEAEWLQEILEGRLEKEHADARSLRQEFLKSQAEADTGSQGEEQGESAEDYEVWNKIYEHSLLNSKKQFIYIFDRRGRTFYKSYNLGRDTLPSPENLSPYHVLISEFNLGDRAVRLASLNTKFYRIRVAYPEDEITDVLQNLFSIFLLLIPIVFLISIVGGYFLAKQSLKPVDEITQTARKITATNLQERIHVINPRDEIGRLTETLNDMIERLGASFEKVAQFSMDASHELRTPLTIMRGEIELALREIQTTNSYRETLASLLEEVVRMTSIIDGLILIAKADAGNVKLEKKPIRLDVLVNEIKEDAEVLAERKRIRISISKLDETTVLGDEIRLRQLMLNLVDNAIKYTPQGGKVTLSLERSNGSASFTVEDTGVGISPDDLAKIFDRFYRVDKSRSRLPDGLGLGLSISKWVAETHGGKLSAESKIGIGSKFTVMLPAMIPGAADRPALNG comes from the coding sequence ATGTTCAAATCCATAAGACTGAAGCTGACATTCTGGTACTCGATCGTTCTCGTTATTGCACTTTCTGCTTTTGGAGTGACGGCTTATTTTTACACAGGCGAAGATCTTACCCGTAATTTAGATATCTCTCTCAGAAGCGAGGCTGAATGGCTTCAAGAAATCCTGGAAGGGAGGCTTGAAAAAGAACACGCCGATGCAAGAAGCCTGCGTCAGGAATTTCTCAAATCCCAAGCTGAAGCAGACACCGGTTCTCAGGGCGAAGAACAAGGCGAGTCGGCCGAGGATTACGAAGTATGGAATAAAATCTACGAGCATTCGCTTTTGAATTCAAAAAAACAATTCATTTACATTTTCGATAGACGCGGAAGAACTTTCTATAAATCTTACAATCTAGGCCGTGACACCCTGCCTTCTCCTGAAAACCTTAGCCCTTATCACGTGTTGATTTCCGAGTTTAATTTAGGTGATCGCGCGGTTCGATTAGCCTCTCTAAACACAAAGTTCTACAGAATAAGAGTTGCTTATCCTGAAGACGAAATTACGGATGTCCTCCAAAATCTATTCTCGATATTCTTGCTCCTGATTCCCATAGTGTTTCTGATTTCCATAGTCGGCGGCTACTTTCTCGCCAAACAATCTTTGAAGCCAGTCGATGAGATCACCCAGACTGCAAGAAAAATTACGGCGACGAACCTCCAGGAACGCATTCACGTCATTAACCCACGCGACGAGATCGGCAGGCTAACAGAAACCCTCAACGACATGATTGAAAGACTGGGAGCCTCATTTGAAAAAGTTGCTCAATTCTCGATGGACGCTTCACATGAACTACGGACTCCTCTCACAATCATGCGAGGCGAAATAGAATTGGCCCTCCGTGAAATCCAGACGACAAATTCATACAGGGAAACACTCGCGAGTTTGCTCGAAGAGGTCGTCCGAATGACGAGTATTATCGACGGTCTTATTCTTATCGCAAAAGCGGACGCCGGCAATGTAAAACTGGAAAAGAAGCCCATAAGGCTCGATGTCTTAGTGAATGAGATAAAGGAAGATGCCGAGGTGCTCGCCGAAAGGAAACGAATTCGAATCTCGATTTCTAAGTTGGATGAGACAACAGTTCTCGGAGATGAGATAAGGCTTCGCCAATTAATGTTGAACTTGGTTGACAATGCGATCAAATACACTCCTCAAGGCGGCAAAGTTACGCTGTCTCTTGAACGAAGCAACGGTAGCGCCAGCTTCACGGTTGAGGATACCGGAGTGGGAATTTCTCCAGATGATTTAGCCAAAATCTTCGACAGATTCTACCGGGTGGATAAAAGCCGAAGCAGACTTCCTGACGGTCTCGGATTAGGATTATCTATTTCGAAATGGGTTGCCGAGACTCACGGTGGGAAACTGTCTGCGGAAAGCAAAATCGGGATCGGGAGCAAGTTCACCGTAATGCTTCCCGCGATGATTCCCGGCGCGGCGGACAGACCGGCACTCAACGGTTGA
- a CDS encoding DUF6600 domain-containing protein has product MKNISIAMVIASALLFLPQKSNGQELSFQVFYHSLSPYGEWVTVGDYGMCWRPVGVPIGWRPYVDGHWIWTEYGWTWVSDYDWGWAPFHYGRWTFDPEYGWVWIPGYVWAPAWVEWRWGGGYAGWAPMPPGFHYRVDVVVGPDYNDFGVGIASWNFIRAEEIGRPRYGYIEREAVPRLIGTTRNVTRYRFTSNGVYNTGMPKGQVEHVVRHRIETVDIVHTTDPGRTRVEGNHILVYSPAPVVPRVRNEGPVVRREIQPRNVHQYPPHSRNNPRPESRPRVRSERVPPAYHPDRPVRNENRPNTQPRQKEKDNNSGRQRDSGRARPR; this is encoded by the coding sequence ATGAAAAACATTTCAATTGCAATGGTGATCGCCTCGGCTCTGCTCTTCTTACCGCAGAAATCAAATGGTCAGGAATTATCATTCCAGGTATTTTACCATTCACTATCTCCCTACGGAGAATGGGTAACTGTCGGAGATTACGGTATGTGCTGGAGGCCGGTCGGGGTTCCTATCGGCTGGCGTCCCTACGTTGACGGGCACTGGATTTGGACTGAATATGGCTGGACATGGGTTTCCGATTACGACTGGGGGTGGGCGCCGTTCCACTATGGCAGGTGGACTTTCGATCCAGAATATGGATGGGTCTGGATACCCGGTTATGTCTGGGCCCCTGCGTGGGTCGAATGGCGATGGGGTGGAGGTTATGCCGGTTGGGCACCGATGCCGCCGGGATTTCATTATAGAGTGGACGTCGTGGTCGGTCCGGATTATAATGACTTCGGTGTTGGAATAGCCAGCTGGAATTTTATCCGCGCAGAGGAAATAGGAAGACCTCGATATGGATATATAGAAAGAGAAGCTGTGCCGCGACTCATAGGTACCACGCGGAATGTGACCCGATATAGATTCACTTCCAACGGCGTTTACAATACCGGTATGCCGAAGGGACAGGTTGAACATGTAGTGCGTCATCGAATTGAGACTGTAGATATTGTTCACACCACTGATCCCGGCAGGACACGCGTGGAAGGAAACCATATCCTCGTTTATTCTCCTGCACCGGTCGTGCCGCGAGTAAGAAATGAGGGACCAGTAGTTCGACGAGAGATTCAGCCGAGAAATGTTCACCAGTATCCGCCGCATTCTCGGAACAATCCGCGGCCTGAGTCTCGGCCGAGAGTCCGAAGCGAAAGAGTACCTCCCGCGTATCACCCTGACAGGCCGGTGCGGAACGAAAACCGGCCCAACACCCAGCCAAGACAAAAAGAAAAGGACAACAATAGCGGTCGACAGAGAGACAGCGGCCGGGCAAGACCACGTTAG
- a CDS encoding flagellar motor protein MotB, which produces MAKNENGDALPVNIIKKKNVHHGQHGGAWKVAYADFVTAMMSLFIVLWIIGQSKQVKQFVAEYFKDPGAFNEKTRSGALSGGLVPAENSSESKIGIPLDDQSAEIQSLIRESRRLQEIIDSTIAFKKFADQIKITVSKEGLRIELIENSEGLFFDVGSATLKSTTVVLLERIAKELSNMPNKIIIEGYTDARPYVRTDYTNWELSTDRANAARKILDSGGLKKDQILEVRGYADRRLRDPENPFDFSNRRVSILVTPFLNDSTAVVKSISDTLRIGG; this is translated from the coding sequence GTGGCTAAGAACGAGAACGGCGACGCGCTGCCGGTCAATATAATCAAAAAGAAAAATGTCCATCATGGTCAACACGGTGGCGCATGGAAAGTTGCATATGCCGATTTCGTGACCGCGATGATGTCGCTCTTTATTGTTCTCTGGATCATCGGGCAGAGCAAACAGGTGAAACAATTCGTCGCGGAGTATTTCAAAGATCCCGGCGCATTTAACGAGAAGACCAGATCGGGGGCATTGTCAGGCGGTCTTGTGCCTGCGGAAAATAGCAGCGAATCGAAAATCGGCATCCCCTTGGATGATCAGTCGGCCGAAATCCAGTCTCTAATTCGCGAAAGCAGAAGACTCCAGGAAATTATAGATTCGACGATCGCGTTTAAAAAGTTTGCCGACCAGATCAAAATAACTGTGTCAAAGGAAGGGCTGCGAATCGAGCTCATAGAAAATTCCGAAGGGCTCTTCTTCGATGTCGGGAGTGCAACGTTAAAGTCCACGACTGTTGTGCTCCTTGAAAGGATTGCGAAAGAGTTGTCGAACATGCCGAACAAAATCATAATTGAAGGATATACGGATGCGAGACCGTACGTGCGCACCGACTATACAAACTGGGAGTTGAGCACGGACCGTGCGAATGCGGCGAGGAAAATTTTAGACAGCGGAGGTCTGAAAAAGGATCAGATCCTCGAGGTGCGCGGGTACGCAGACAGGCGCCTGCGCGATCCGGAGAATCCTTTTGACTTTTCAAACCGCAGAGTCAGCATTCTTGTTACCCCGTTCCTGAACGACAGCACCGCCGTGGTGAAATCTATATCGGATACATTAAGAATTGGTGGATAG
- a CDS encoding SUF system NifU family Fe-S cluster assembly protein, whose product MSLSDLFTEIILDHYQHPHNHGVIEDATQNSRGYNESCGDDIEITVLVKNGIVEDAKFSGAGCSISQASASIMTDLVKGKSLDEVRRIAEKFYAMVKGAQSENGNESDVEELGDAVALRGVSKFPVRVKCATLSWHTLEEAFKTKEKK is encoded by the coding sequence ATGTCGCTAAGTGATCTCTTCACTGAAATAATTCTCGACCACTACCAGCATCCTCACAACCATGGCGTTATCGAAGACGCGACGCAGAATTCGAGAGGCTACAACGAATCATGCGGTGATGATATCGAGATCACCGTTCTTGTTAAGAACGGGATAGTAGAAGACGCGAAGTTTTCCGGCGCAGGATGCTCGATCAGCCAGGCGTCAGCTTCGATCATGACCGACCTTGTGAAGGGTAAATCGTTAGACGAGGTCAGACGGATTGCCGAAAAATTTTATGCGATGGTAAAGGGGGCTCAGTCTGAAAACGGAAATGAATCGGATGTGGAAGAACTGGGGGATGCGGTGGCCTTGAGGGGCGTCTCTAAATTTCCAGTGCGTGTCAAATGTGCCACGCTTTCATGGCACACGCTGGAAGAGGCGTTTAAGACGAAAGAAAAAAAATAG